GTCCAGCGATCCCTGGCGCGCCAGGTGTCCCATGAAGCCTCCGGCGAACGAATCGCCGGCGCCGGTGGGATCCACCGGATCGATCAGCGGATAGGCGGGCACCGCGAAGTGGGAGTGGTTGCTGTACAGCGCGGCGCCGTACTCGCCCCGCTTGATGATCAGGGAGGTCGGGCCGAATCCCAGGATCTTCCTGGCGGCCCGCACGGTATTGGGCTCCTGCGCCAGCTGGCGGGCCTCCTCGTCGTTGATCACCAGGACGTTGACCCCCTTCAGCATCTCCTTGACCGAGTCGCGCTTCCCCTCGATCCAGAAATTCATCGTATCGCAGGCCACCAAGCGGGGCCCTTTCATCTGGCCCAGCACCGAGCGCTGCAGGTCGGGATCGATGTTGCCGAGGAAGAGGTATTCCGCCTTGCGCAGCCTGTCGGAAAGCTGCGGCTGGAATTCCTGGAAGACGTTCAGCTCGGTCGCGAGCGTCGTCCTCTGGTTGATGTCGTCGGCATAAACCCCGCTCCAGCGGAAGGTCTTCCCCGGCACGCGCGCCAGCCCGGCGGTGTCGATGTCGCGATCGCGGAAGATGCGCGCATGCTCTTCGCTGAAATCCTCGCCGACCACCGCCACCAAGTGGACCGGCGCGAAGAAGGAGGCGGCGACGGCGAAATAGCTGGCCGATCCGCCCAGGACGTTCTCCGCCCTGCCGGTGGGGGTCTGCACCGAATCGAACGCCACCGACCCGACGACCAGGATAGACAAGGAAGGCTCCTAACGGTTGAGGTACTTGTCGACGAGCAGCGCCAGGCGGCGACGGGCCGCCTCGG
The window above is part of the Candidatus Polarisedimenticolia bacterium genome. Proteins encoded here:
- a CDS encoding PfkB family carbohydrate kinase, with translation MSILVVGSVAFDSVQTPTGRAENVLGGSASYFAVAASFFAPVHLVAVVGEDFSEEHARIFRDRDIDTAGLARVPGKTFRWSGVYADDINQRTTLATELNVFQEFQPQLSDRLRKAEYLFLGNIDPDLQRSVLGQMKGPRLVACDTMNFWIEGKRDSVKEMLKGVNVLVINDEEARQLAQEPNTVRAARKILGFGPTSLIIKRGEYGAALYSNHSHFAVPAYPLIDPVDPTGAGDSFAGGFMGHLARQGSLDEATIRQALVVGSVMASFCVEDFSLRRLAALRPEQIRTRLKEFHRMTQYADPT